The proteins below come from a single Mucilaginibacter mali genomic window:
- a CDS encoding carboxylesterase/lipase family protein: MKNICYLLLLMLSVNTYAQEAAPQIKTANGTLQGVAEASGIHSFKGIPFAQPPVGDLRWREPQAPKNWEGVRKADHFGPQAMQRYIYNDMMFRSDGKSEDCLYLNVWTPAKSAKEKLPVLVYFYGGGFQAGDGSEYRYDGEALARKGIITLTVNYRLGIFGFMAHPELTKESPNHASGNYGLMDQHAALVWVQKNIAAFGGDPKKVTIGGESAGSMSVCGQVASPLSKGLFIGAIGESGSLLGNLSPMPLATAEQNGVKFGSTVGANSLADLRKIPADKLLELSANSRFGTDIDGYFLPEAPANIFAAGKQMHVNLLAGWNSAEGGDAAVLGKAEPTIANFTAAVQKMYGNQSVEILKVYVPATDADVRQVATELASDRFIAFSTWKFIDMQSKTGGKPVYRYYYTRKRPTTVDGKVNTGIGAVHSAEIEYALGNLSTNKVYAWTADDHQISETMQSYFVNFVKTGNPNGKGLTPWQTFNPGSPNLMVIDVKCQPKVSDTEARYAVLDK; this comes from the coding sequence ATGAAAAACATATGCTATTTATTGCTGCTCATGCTATCTGTTAATACTTACGCGCAGGAGGCTGCCCCTCAAATAAAAACCGCTAACGGGACGCTGCAGGGCGTTGCCGAAGCAAGCGGTATCCATTCGTTTAAAGGGATCCCTTTCGCCCAGCCTCCGGTTGGCGATCTGCGCTGGCGCGAACCACAGGCCCCAAAAAATTGGGAAGGCGTGCGCAAGGCCGATCATTTTGGCCCGCAGGCTATGCAACGATATATCTACAATGATATGATGTTCCGCAGCGATGGCAAAAGCGAAGATTGCCTGTACCTGAATGTGTGGACGCCGGCCAAATCGGCTAAAGAAAAGCTTCCGGTACTGGTTTACTTCTACGGCGGCGGCTTTCAGGCGGGCGATGGTTCGGAGTACCGTTACGATGGCGAAGCGCTGGCAAGAAAAGGGATCATTACCCTTACCGTAAACTATCGCTTAGGCATATTCGGCTTTATGGCCCATCCGGAGCTGACTAAGGAATCGCCCAACCACGCATCGGGCAATTATGGCCTGATGGACCAGCACGCGGCCCTGGTTTGGGTGCAAAAAAATATAGCAGCTTTTGGCGGCGACCCTAAAAAAGTAACCATCGGCGGCGAATCGGCGGGATCAATGTCGGTTTGCGGGCAGGTAGCCTCGCCGCTATCAAAGGGATTATTTATTGGCGCCATTGGCGAGAGCGGTTCTTTGTTAGGCAACCTGTCGCCTATGCCACTGGCCACAGCCGAACAGAATGGCGTAAAATTTGGCAGTACCGTTGGCGCCAATAGCCTTGCAGACCTGCGTAAGATACCGGCTGATAAACTCTTAGAACTATCGGCAAACAGCCGGTTCGGAACTGATATCGATGGTTACTTTCTGCCCGAAGCTCCGGCTAATATCTTTGCCGCGGGTAAGCAAATGCACGTGAACCTATTGGCCGGCTGGAATTCGGCCGAGGGCGGTGATGCCGCGGTTTTAGGCAAAGCCGAGCCAACCATTGCCAACTTTACCGCCGCCGTGCAAAAAATGTATGGCAATCAATCGGTAGAAATACTAAAGGTATATGTACCAGCCACCGATGCTGACGTTAGACAGGTAGCCACCGAACTGGCATCGGATAGGTTTATCGCCTTCAGCACCTGGAAGTTTATTGATATGCAGAGTAAAACCGGCGGTAAGCCGGTTTACCGCTACTACTATACCCGCAAACGCCCAACCACGGTTGATGGCAAGGTGAACACAGGCATTGGCGCGGTGCATTCGGCCGAGATAGAGTATGCTTTAGGTAACCTATCTACCAATAAAGTTTACGCGTGGACGGCCGATGATCATCAAATATCCGAAACCATGCAAAGCTACTTTGTAAACTTTGTGAAGACCGGCAACCCCAATGGTAAAGGCTTAACCCCATGGCAAACCTTTAACCCCGGGTCGCCTAACCTCATGGTGATCGATGTAAAATGCCAACCAAAGGTTTCGGATACCGAAGCGCGGTATGCGGTGCTGGATAAATAG
- a CDS encoding N-acetylmuramoyl-L-alanine amidase family protein, with product MPHLYLRHKLITCLGFILLLVSIAHAQGTKEIPGFKFKTVVIDAGHGGKDPGSHGEYTKEKTVALGIALKLRDAINEAIPSLNVIMTRTTDKFVELQQRAEIANNAKANLFISIHCNSSPQKVGTRRGALLLVYGLHRKGEQLEALRENSAIYQEKDYAKKYQGYKDNDPAYFITLNMFMQTYRAQSIKFGKLVSREIADVDNRRSEGVIEQGILVLAHSAMPSVMVETGFINNPADEKYLSSEEGQMATAKSILRALKKYRKGFEQD from the coding sequence ATGCCACACTTATACCTCCGCCATAAATTAATCACCTGCCTTGGTTTTATTTTGTTACTGGTTAGCATTGCCCATGCGCAAGGCACTAAGGAAATTCCGGGTTTTAAGTTTAAAACCGTAGTGATAGACGCAGGCCATGGCGGAAAAGACCCCGGATCGCACGGCGAATATACCAAAGAGAAAACCGTAGCCCTGGGCATTGCCCTGAAACTGCGCGATGCTATTAACGAAGCCATACCATCGCTCAACGTGATCATGACCCGCACTACCGATAAGTTTGTAGAACTGCAGCAACGTGCCGAAATTGCCAACAACGCCAAGGCTAACCTGTTCATCTCTATCCACTGTAACTCTTCTCCGCAAAAAGTGGGGACGCGCAGGGGGGCGCTGCTATTGGTTTATGGCTTACACCGCAAAGGCGAGCAGTTAGAAGCCCTGCGCGAAAACTCGGCTATTTACCAGGAAAAGGATTACGCCAAAAAATACCAGGGCTATAAGGATAACGATCCGGCCTATTTTATCACCCTGAATATGTTTATGCAAACCTACCGGGCGCAAAGCATTAAGTTTGGCAAACTGGTTAGCCGGGAAATTGCCGATGTAGACAACCGCCGGTCGGAAGGTGTAATTGAGCAGGGGATATTGGTGCTGGCCCATAGCGCCATGCCATCGGTAATGGTGGAAACCGGTTTTATCAATAACCCGGCAGACGAGAAATACCTCAGTTCGGAAGAAGGGCAGATGGCGACTGCTAAATCCATCCTGCGCGCGCTGAAAAAATATCGTAAGGGTTTCGAGCAGGATTGA
- a CDS encoding NAD-dependent epimerase/dehydratase family protein, with the protein MILVTGATGFLGSEVAKQLAEAGEHIRCTKRAASVIPDLLIPYSDKIEWADADMVNYHALDEAFTGVTQVYHCAAWVSLKQADKDPMIRTNVEGTANLVNLCLQYGARLVHVSSVAAIGEAKPGELITENHHLDESSDNDGYAISKLESEMEVWRGIAEGLDAVIVNPSIIIGPNAGTDGSGQLFARIRKGLKFYTQGSIGFVDVQDVAKCMITLMHSDIHEERFIVSAENRDYKNITAEISQCFGNPAPSILAKPWVMGLAWRASKVLAAITGGTPAIDKVAAQSASAQRNYDNTKIKKAIGINFKPISRSITEICDSMKTT; encoded by the coding sequence ATGATCCTTGTAACAGGCGCGACAGGTTTTTTAGGTTCGGAAGTGGCTAAGCAACTGGCTGAAGCCGGCGAACATATTCGTTGTACTAAGCGCGCCGCTTCGGTAATTCCCGATTTGTTAATTCCTTATAGCGATAAAATTGAGTGGGCCGATGCCGACATGGTGAACTACCACGCGCTTGACGAAGCCTTTACCGGTGTAACGCAGGTATACCATTGCGCCGCATGGGTATCGCTAAAGCAGGCAGATAAGGATCCGATGATCCGCACTAATGTGGAAGGTACTGCCAACCTGGTAAACCTGTGCCTGCAATACGGGGCAAGGCTGGTACATGTAAGTTCGGTAGCCGCCATTGGCGAGGCTAAGCCTGGCGAACTCATCACCGAAAACCATCACCTTGACGAAAGCAGCGATAACGACGGCTACGCCATATCAAAACTGGAAAGCGAGATGGAAGTATGGCGCGGCATTGCCGAGGGTTTGGATGCGGTAATTGTTAACCCATCCATCATCATCGGTCCAAACGCGGGTACTGACGGCAGCGGACAGCTGTTCGCCCGGATACGTAAAGGCTTAAAGTTTTATACGCAGGGCAGCATTGGCTTTGTCGATGTGCAGGATGTGGCCAAATGCATGATCACCCTGATGCATAGCGACATCCACGAAGAGCGCTTCATCGTCAGCGCCGAAAACCGCGATTATAAAAACATCACCGCCGAGATCTCTCAATGCTTCGGTAACCCGGCCCCCTCCATACTGGCCAAGCCATGGGTAATGGGATTGGCCTGGCGGGCATCAAAAGTACTGGCCGCTATTACAGGTGGTACACCGGCTATCGATAAAGTTGCCGCGCAAAGTGCCAGCGCGCAGCGTAATTATGATAATACAAAGATTAAAAAGGCCATCGGTATCAATTTTAAACCTATCAGCCGATCGATAACAGAGATATGTGATAGCATGAAAACGACCTGA
- a CDS encoding formimidoylglutamase: protein MSLSDFFAPIDLKTILPKNGFYASHLGSKIEHHSVAFPDLEGEKIDIAIIGVQEDRNAIGNPGCALAPDYVREKLYSLYEGSYNSKIVDLGNIKQGASVTDTYFALKTVVTELVKKDILPIIIGGGQDLTYAQYLAYGDLEQRVDLVVVDPRFDLEDDAQSETIETTSISYLNKIFLHEPNYLFNFSNLGYQTYFVNQESLRVMDKLYFDTSRLGELSGQIAVTEPVLRNASMISFDMGAIRSSDAAGNANATPNGFYGEEACQLCRYAGFNDKLTSIGFYEFNPAYDTNGQTATLLAQMIWYFIDGFYNRKRDFPLNPKSQYLIYKTSLKHDEHELVFVKSKKSDRWWMQVPYPTGGSQNERYHWVPCRYEEYKMAVSGEMPDLWWRTYQKLS, encoded by the coding sequence ATGTCTCTGTCCGATTTTTTTGCGCCTATCGATCTTAAAACCATATTGCCTAAAAATGGCTTTTACGCCAGTCACTTAGGTAGTAAGATCGAGCATCATTCCGTTGCCTTTCCCGATCTGGAAGGGGAAAAGATAGACATTGCCATTATCGGTGTTCAGGAAGACCGCAACGCCATCGGTAACCCCGGCTGCGCGCTGGCGCCCGATTATGTGCGCGAGAAATTATACTCGTTGTACGAGGGTAGTTATAATTCAAAAATTGTAGATCTCGGTAATATCAAACAGGGTGCGTCGGTTACCGATACCTATTTCGCCTTAAAAACTGTTGTTACCGAACTGGTTAAGAAGGATATATTGCCCATAATCATCGGTGGGGGACAGGATCTTACCTATGCCCAATATTTGGCCTACGGCGATTTGGAGCAAAGGGTTGACCTGGTGGTGGTCGATCCCAGATTTGACCTGGAAGATGATGCCCAATCAGAAACTATCGAGACCACATCAATATCCTATCTTAACAAAATATTTCTGCACGAGCCTAATTACCTGTTCAATTTTAGCAACCTGGGTTACCAAACCTATTTTGTAAACCAGGAGAGCCTGCGGGTAATGGATAAGCTATATTTTGATACCAGCCGCCTTGGCGAACTAAGCGGACAGATAGCTGTTACCGAGCCGGTATTGCGCAACGCCAGTATGATCAGCTTTGATATGGGCGCCATCCGCTCATCCGATGCTGCCGGGAATGCCAACGCTACGCCCAACGGCTTTTACGGTGAGGAAGCCTGCCAGCTATGCCGCTATGCCGGTTTCAATGATAAGCTGACATCGATAGGGTTTTACGAGTTTAACCCGGCTTACGATACCAACGGACAAACAGCCACCCTGCTGGCGCAAATGATATGGTATTTTATTGACGGCTTTTATAACCGTAAGCGCGATTTTCCGCTTAATCCAAAATCGCAGTATCTTATCTACAAAACCAGCCTTAAGCACGATGAGCATGAACTGGTGTTTGTGAAAAGCAAAAAATCAGATCGGTGGTGGATGCAGGTGCCATATCCAACCGGCGGATCGCAAAACGAACGCTACCATTGGGTGCCCTGCCGGTATGAAGAATACAAGATGGCCGTATCCGGCGAGATGCCCGACCTATGGTGGCGCACTTATCAAAAACTTAGTTGA
- a CDS encoding TlpA disulfide reductase family protein, with the protein MKKLFFYVIALLPFAASAQDTFTLKGQVGKLSAPAKAYLLYQVGANRVLDSAYIINGEFAITGKVLNPVGAILVIDRAGVGITRLDKSADNLTVYLEKGDINLNTADSVSKAQITGSPINDDNKRLTAQLALVNNKAKKIAADAKNAPLAQQQTAEFQNNIQTQLKALQAEQETTLKNFITANPKSYLSLMALSSLGGPSADPKTIEPLYNNLSPELKASEAGYAIKQSIDELKTTAIGSAAPDFTQNDANGTPIKLSSFRGKYVLLDFWASWCGPCRQENPNVVKAYNKYKTKKFTILGVSLDRPDGKADWMAAIKNDGLTWTQVSDLKYWNNEVAALYFVRSIPQNYLIDPEGRIIAKNLRGEDLDNKLAEIFGKL; encoded by the coding sequence ATGAAGAAGTTATTTTTTTATGTGATCGCCCTGCTGCCCTTCGCAGCCAGCGCGCAGGATACTTTTACCCTTAAAGGCCAGGTTGGTAAACTGAGCGCCCCGGCCAAGGCTTACCTGTTGTACCAGGTGGGGGCCAACCGCGTGCTCGATTCGGCCTATATAATTAACGGCGAGTTTGCCATAACCGGTAAGGTACTGAACCCTGTAGGCGCTATTTTGGTGATAGACCGCGCTGGCGTGGGCATCACCCGCCTGGATAAAAGCGCCGATAACCTGACCGTTTATTTAGAAAAGGGCGATATCAACCTTAACACAGCAGATTCGGTAAGCAAGGCGCAGATCACCGGTTCGCCTATTAATGATGATAATAAGCGCCTCACCGCGCAATTGGCTTTGGTAAACAACAAGGCGAAAAAGATCGCTGCCGATGCAAAAAATGCGCCCCTGGCCCAGCAACAAACCGCCGAGTTTCAAAACAACATCCAAACCCAATTAAAAGCGTTGCAAGCGGAGCAGGAAACCACACTGAAGAACTTCATCACCGCTAACCCTAAAAGCTATTTGAGTTTGATGGCGCTTAGTTCGTTAGGTGGCCCATCTGCCGACCCTAAAACGATTGAACCATTGTACAATAACCTGTCGCCCGAGTTAAAGGCATCAGAGGCAGGCTATGCCATAAAGCAATCTATAGATGAATTGAAAACAACTGCTATCGGTTCTGCAGCGCCCGATTTTACGCAGAACGATGCCAATGGTACGCCGATAAAGTTATCCTCATTCAGGGGCAAATATGTGCTGCTGGATTTTTGGGCATCGTGGTGCGGGCCTTGCCGCCAGGAAAACCCCAACGTGGTAAAGGCTTATAATAAATACAAAACCAAAAAGTTTACCATTTTGGGTGTTTCGCTTGACAGACCCGATGGCAAAGCCGACTGGATGGCCGCTATTAAAAACGACGGGCTGACCTGGACACAGGTATCCGACCTGAAGTACTGGAACAACGAAGTGGCCGCTTTATATTTTGTACGTTCTATTCCGCAAAACTACTTAATCGACCCGGAAGGTAGGATAATCGCCAAAAACCTGCGGGGCGAAGACCTCGATAATAAACTGGCGGAAATTTTTGGAAAACTGTAA
- a CDS encoding TlpA disulfide reductase family protein — protein sequence MKKALLTLLAGLPVLAFAQTPFTVKGKVGNIGAPSKVFLQYRNDGKTVLDSTVAVNGAFTFTGTVKDITSATLIYDPTGNGLSKLDRKSKVDVAQVYLEAGTATVTSADSLSKAKISGTKVNDDNTAYKAFMKPVNDKSAALNAWYSATPAEARKAKEFQDQLEAKSDALDKERGELSKAYVKSHSDSFMALTAMSSALGYYPEYADAAAMYNMLSPALKASPAAKTWATRLDKLKGVALGAIAPEFAQADTAGKMVSLSSFRGKYLLIDFWASWCGPCRAENPNVVKCFNKFKDKNFTILGVSLDQPGAKDKWIDAIHKDGLNWTQVSDLKFWNNEVSTAYGIQAIPQNLLLDPNGKIIAKGLRGKDLEDKLASLLGKI from the coding sequence ATGAAAAAAGCATTGCTTACTTTACTTGCAGGTTTGCCTGTATTAGCCTTTGCCCAAACCCCCTTTACAGTTAAGGGTAAAGTAGGCAACATTGGCGCCCCATCAAAAGTGTTTTTACAATACCGCAACGATGGTAAAACCGTGTTAGATTCGACCGTGGCCGTTAACGGCGCGTTCACTTTTACCGGTACTGTTAAAGATATTACTTCAGCTACGTTGATCTACGATCCGACCGGTAACGGCTTATCTAAACTTGACCGTAAAAGCAAAGTAGACGTTGCACAGGTTTATCTTGAAGCAGGTACTGCTACTGTAACCAGTGCCGATTCACTGTCGAAAGCGAAGATCAGCGGTACTAAAGTTAACGACGACAACACTGCTTATAAAGCATTCATGAAGCCGGTTAACGATAAGAGCGCCGCTTTAAATGCATGGTATAGTGCTACTCCGGCCGAAGCTCGCAAAGCGAAAGAGTTCCAGGATCAATTAGAAGCTAAGTCGGACGCTTTGGATAAAGAGCGTGGCGAACTTTCTAAAGCATACGTAAAATCTCACTCAGATTCGTTCATGGCTTTAACAGCTATGAGCAGCGCTTTAGGCTACTATCCTGAATATGCTGATGCTGCCGCGATGTACAATATGTTATCGCCTGCATTAAAAGCCAGCCCTGCCGCTAAAACCTGGGCAACCCGTTTAGATAAACTAAAAGGCGTGGCTTTAGGTGCTATCGCTCCTGAATTTGCCCAGGCCGATACTGCCGGTAAAATGGTAAGCCTGTCTTCTTTCCGCGGTAAATACCTGCTGATAGATTTTTGGGCTTCATGGTGCGGCCCTTGCCGTGCAGAAAACCCTAACGTGGTAAAATGCTTCAATAAGTTTAAAGATAAAAACTTCACCATCCTGGGCGTATCGTTAGATCAGCCAGGCGCTAAAGACAAATGGATCGACGCTATCCACAAAGATGGTTTGAACTGGACACAGGTATCTGACCTGAAATTCTGGAACAACGAAGTTTCAACCGCTTACGGTATCCAGGCTATCCCACAAAACTTACTGCTTGACCCTAACGGCAAGATCATTGCCAAAGGCCTGCGCGGTAAAGATCTGGAAGATAAACTGGCATCATTGCTTGGTAAAATATAA
- a CDS encoding IS1182 family transposase has translation MSSKRPVFKPYQQRQLMAIPPTLDELVPASHPVRVVNDVIDRLYLEPLLKAYHIRGSSSYHPQMLLKVLVYGYVTNTYSSRKLAAACRESVYLMWLSSMNYPDHNTINRFRGVRLKHALRDVFEDVVKLLAEEGLLSIEEVNTDGTKIEANANRYTFVWKKAIQTNKEKMKKQLSEIWDYAQSVAKEEDRLPDPPDFTVIDSEKVNAAVDKLNEKLSSREDVSKQVKSKLRYISKHYPQAIARYEQQEALLGERNSYSKTDTDATFMRMKEDHMKNGQLKPGYNVQISTSNQFIVNYTIHSNTTDTNTLSAHLAQHEVSFGKAPQVLTADAGYGSEENYTRLEQKGTIAFVKYGMFDKEQNENHNNKHPFAANKLFYNQEKDCYICPMGQQMNFIGTSKRKTSTEFEQTVKRYQAVNCANCPLNGICHKSKGNRIIEINENLNRLKQKAHELLNSEEGIQRRKKRCFDVEPVFGNIKQNHGFKRFMLRGKEKVEIEWGLVAIAQNLRKKAA, from the coding sequence ATGTCCTCTAAAAGACCTGTATTCAAGCCCTACCAGCAACGGCAGTTGATGGCTATTCCTCCGACACTTGACGAATTAGTTCCGGCATCGCACCCGGTGCGTGTAGTTAACGATGTGATCGACAGGCTCTATCTGGAACCATTGCTGAAAGCTTATCATATCCGCGGGAGTTCAAGCTATCACCCGCAAATGTTGTTAAAGGTGCTGGTATATGGGTATGTAACCAACACCTACTCCAGCCGAAAGCTGGCAGCAGCCTGCCGGGAAAGCGTTTACCTGATGTGGCTGAGTTCGATGAACTATCCTGATCATAATACGATCAACCGTTTCCGGGGCGTACGTTTGAAGCATGCGCTGCGTGATGTGTTCGAAGATGTGGTGAAACTTTTGGCAGAGGAAGGCCTGCTCAGTATTGAAGAAGTGAATACGGACGGGACAAAGATAGAGGCGAATGCAAACCGGTATACCTTTGTCTGGAAGAAAGCGATTCAGACCAATAAGGAAAAGATGAAAAAGCAGCTGTCAGAGATATGGGACTATGCCCAAAGCGTAGCAAAAGAAGAAGACAGGCTGCCTGATCCGCCTGACTTTACTGTTATTGACAGTGAAAAGGTCAATGCCGCAGTAGATAAACTCAATGAGAAGCTTTCCTCGCGTGAGGATGTTTCCAAACAGGTCAAAAGCAAGCTGCGGTATATCAGCAAACATTACCCGCAGGCCATTGCCCGCTATGAGCAGCAGGAAGCTCTGCTGGGTGAACGCAACAGCTATTCCAAGACCGATACGGATGCCACATTCATGCGGATGAAGGAAGACCACATGAAAAACGGCCAGTTAAAACCGGGGTATAATGTTCAGATATCCACATCCAACCAGTTCATTGTCAATTACACCATTCACTCCAACACCACAGACACCAATACATTAAGTGCTCATTTAGCGCAGCATGAAGTCAGCTTTGGCAAAGCACCGCAAGTGCTTACAGCCGATGCCGGATATGGCTCCGAGGAGAACTACACGCGGTTGGAACAAAAAGGAACAATCGCCTTTGTAAAGTATGGGATGTTCGATAAGGAACAAAATGAGAATCACAACAACAAGCACCCTTTTGCAGCAAATAAGCTTTTTTACAACCAGGAGAAAGATTGTTACATCTGCCCGATGGGCCAGCAAATGAATTTCATCGGAACAAGTAAAAGAAAAACAAGCACGGAGTTTGAACAAACGGTAAAAAGATACCAGGCAGTTAACTGCGCTAACTGTCCGCTGAACGGTATTTGCCATAAATCAAAAGGGAATCGGATCATTGAAATCAATGAAAACCTGAACCGCCTGAAACAAAAGGCGCACGAGCTGTTAAACAGTGAAGAAGGCATACAACGGCGAAAGAAACGCTGCTTTGATGTAGAACCTGTATTTGGTAATATTAAGCAGAACCATGGCTTTAAACGGTTTATGCTCCGCGGCAAGGAAAAAGTAGAAATAGAATGGGGTTTAGTTGCAATCGCACAAAATCTAAGGAAAAAAGCGGCTTAA
- a CDS encoding TlpA family protein disulfide reductase: MIKKALVTVFCLLPSIIFAQTAKRPALADTSDMASYNVYIKPIKDKIAKLTAAFMKAPTATRVSKKYQDIYQPKFDSLYKESDRLNREWVMRHPNSPSSLTALTASYMAYHDYEHTSAAFNSLSDQLKNTDKGKLIAKNIEKFNTVALGADAPEFSQAAPDGKMISLSSFKGKYLLIEFWASWCVPCRAKNPDLIKTYQKFREKNFAILGVSSDKDKQAWVAAIKKDGLTWPQVSDLQYRNNAVALLYRVHAIPQNFLINPDGKVVAKNLFGKDLDKKLGEILGVM; the protein is encoded by the coding sequence ATGATTAAAAAAGCACTGGTAACAGTTTTCTGTTTACTTCCTTCAATCATATTTGCCCAAACAGCTAAACGCCCGGCATTGGCCGATACCAGCGATATGGCAAGCTATAATGTATATATTAAACCTATAAAAGACAAAATAGCTAAACTGACCGCCGCCTTTATGAAGGCGCCCACGGCTACGCGGGTGTCAAAAAAATACCAGGATATTTACCAGCCAAAGTTTGATAGCCTCTACAAAGAAAGCGATCGCCTGAACCGGGAATGGGTGATGAGGCACCCCAACTCGCCAAGCAGTTTAACGGCTTTAACTGCCAGTTACATGGCCTATCACGATTACGAGCATACCTCGGCAGCCTTCAATAGCTTATCCGATCAATTGAAAAATACCGACAAGGGTAAACTGATAGCCAAAAACATAGAGAAGTTTAATACCGTGGCCTTAGGTGCCGACGCGCCGGAGTTTTCGCAGGCTGCGCCCGATGGTAAGATGATCAGCCTGTCATCCTTTAAAGGCAAATACCTGCTGATAGAGTTTTGGGCATCGTGGTGTGTGCCTTGCCGTGCCAAAAACCCTGACCTGATAAAGACTTACCAAAAATTTAGGGAGAAAAACTTTGCTATCCTTGGCGTATCATCTGATAAAGATAAGCAAGCCTGGGTAGCCGCCATCAAAAAAGACGGGCTCACCTGGCCACAGGTATCAGATCTGCAATATCGCAACAATGCTGTAGCCCTGCTTTATCGTGTTCATGCCATACCGCAAAACTTTTTGATAAATCCGGATGGTAAAGTGGTGGCTAAAAATCTTTTTGGTAAGGATTTGGATAAGAAGTTGGGGGAAATATTAGGTGTGATGTAA
- a CDS encoding type II toxin-antitoxin system RelE/ParE family toxin, producing the protein MRVVIEDEYLVRLYLNGKSLGKPKFNYDIEKGFIKKVLQIENATNTQDLRNIKSLHFEKLSGDLEGKYSIRINKGYRIIFRIEREGNNTRVEIVCIEELSNHYS; encoded by the coding sequence ATGCGTGTTGTAATTGAGGATGAATATTTAGTTCGGCTTTATTTGAATGGTAAAAGCTTGGGTAAACCTAAATTTAACTACGATATTGAAAAAGGTTTTATTAAAAAAGTATTGCAGATTGAAAATGCGACGAACACACAAGATCTTCGGAATATAAAATCCTTGCATTTTGAAAAGCTATCCGGTGACTTAGAAGGTAAATACTCTATCAGAATAAATAAAGGATACAGGATTATTTTTAGGATTGAAAGGGAGGGGAATAACACCCGGGTGGAGATAGTTTGTATTGAAGAATTAAGCAATCATTATTCATAA
- a CDS encoding HigA family addiction module antitoxin: MGNVFDKEGNEIKTVMAFHPGELLQEEVEERGLKKSELAFKLGILPGHLSELFKGKRNITARIAVRLEKALDISAEYWLGMQSSYDLMLARQLEQAS, translated from the coding sequence ATGGGCAACGTATTTGACAAAGAGGGAAATGAAATAAAAACCGTCATGGCTTTTCATCCCGGAGAACTTTTACAAGAAGAAGTTGAAGAACGTGGATTAAAAAAATCTGAACTTGCTTTCAAACTGGGGATACTGCCCGGTCATTTAAGCGAATTGTTTAAAGGCAAAAGAAATATTACTGCCCGTATTGCGGTACGTTTGGAGAAAGCTTTGGATATCAGCGCCGAATATTGGTTAGGTATGCAATCATCTTACGATTTAATGCTTGCCCGCCAACTGGAGCAAGCATCATAA